One window of Nocardia nova SH22a genomic DNA carries:
- a CDS encoding helix-turn-helix domain-containing protein, which produces MNAVSDAREALGARLRELRRGARLTGLQLAGQCGWHSSKVSRIERGQQSPSEEDLAKWCQACDTVAVLDDLVATLRNVRAAYVEWQRTLAAGHAHRQRQSIALESRTEFIRWWTPDVVPGLLQTEAYARGVLTACIAVTGGRDDLDDAVRARMDRQRVLRGGRHQFHIVIWEPALWRVVADRQTMADQLARLAEIVDHPRVRFGIVPLTAEYRVPATNFVIYDRSRVITETVSAELTITRPSEILLHEKTFGVLADQAVYGDAAREILGSIASRHNEFELPE; this is translated from the coding sequence GTGAACGCTGTCTCCGATGCACGGGAAGCCCTCGGCGCACGCCTTCGGGAGCTGCGCCGAGGCGCCCGGCTGACCGGCCTGCAACTCGCCGGGCAGTGCGGCTGGCATTCCTCGAAGGTGTCACGGATCGAGCGCGGTCAGCAATCGCCCTCGGAAGAGGACCTGGCCAAGTGGTGTCAGGCATGCGACACGGTCGCGGTGCTGGACGATCTGGTGGCGACGCTGCGGAACGTCCGGGCCGCCTACGTGGAGTGGCAGCGCACCCTCGCCGCCGGGCACGCGCATCGACAGCGGCAATCCATCGCTCTGGAATCCAGGACCGAATTCATCCGTTGGTGGACTCCCGACGTCGTTCCCGGCCTGCTGCAGACCGAAGCCTATGCGCGCGGCGTCCTCACTGCCTGTATTGCGGTCACCGGTGGTCGCGACGATCTGGACGACGCCGTCCGGGCTCGCATGGATCGGCAACGCGTCCTACGAGGTGGCCGCCACCAATTCCATATCGTGATCTGGGAGCCCGCGCTGTGGCGGGTGGTCGCCGATCGGCAGACGATGGCCGACCAGCTTGCGCGGCTCGCGGAAATCGTGGATCACCCGCGTGTGCGGTTCGGCATCGTACCGCTGACGGCGGAATACCGGGTACCAGCAACGAATTTCGTCATCTACGACCGCTCGCGGGTGATCACCGAAACCGTATCGGCCGAACTGACTATCACACGGCCGTCGGAAATCCTGCTGCACGAGAAGACTTTCGGTGTTCTCGCCGATCAAGCCGTCTACGGTGATGCGGCACGGGAGATCCTCGGTTCGATAGCCTCGCGGCACAATGAATTCGAACTACCCGAGTGA
- a CDS encoding DUF2277 domain-containing protein: protein MCRNITALRGLDPVATPEEIEAAALQYVRKVGGLSSISETTRPAVDEAVAEIAAATTRLLAALPDRRVPPKSVPPLRRPEVQARIAARG, encoded by the coding sequence ATGTGCCGAAATATCACCGCGCTGCGCGGCCTCGACCCCGTGGCGACACCCGAGGAGATCGAGGCCGCGGCCCTGCAGTACGTGCGCAAGGTCGGCGGCTTGAGCAGTATTTCCGAGACCACCCGGCCCGCGGTCGACGAGGCGGTCGCCGAGATCGCCGCGGCGACCACCCGCCTGCTGGCCGCACTGCCCGACCGCCGGGTGCCGCCGAAGTCGGTGCCGCCCCTGCGCCGCCCGGAGGTCCAGGCCCGCATCGCGGCCCGCGGCTGA
- a CDS encoding cytochrome c oxidase subunit II, which produces MGITVMLVSGCSIDNPVLRFGWPTGVTPQATRMRELWTWSVVAALAMGVLVWGLTFWTVAFHRKKKNSPEFPRQTGYNVPLELTYTAIPFVIIAVLFYFTVVVQNYVHEKTSNPDVVVDVTAFQWNWKFGYQKVVGPDGQVYNGVDEARQATNEQIKDEYKERTEDGHPQPGPIHGLPANDISYLHYDKVETTGSSNEIPVLVLPTNKVVEFQLASADVIHSFWVPEFLFKRDVMPNPKENHSDNTFQITKIEHEGAFVGRCAEMCGTYHSMMNFEVRAVTPEKFDKYIAARETGKTNAEALASIGESPVATTTHPFDTRRTARGNTQAESK; this is translated from the coding sequence ATGGGGATCACCGTGATGCTCGTCTCGGGCTGCTCGATCGACAATCCCGTGCTGCGGTTCGGCTGGCCGACGGGTGTCACCCCGCAGGCGACCCGGATGCGGGAACTGTGGACGTGGTCGGTCGTCGCCGCTCTGGCGATGGGTGTCCTGGTCTGGGGTCTGACGTTCTGGACCGTGGCCTTCCACCGCAAGAAGAAGAACTCCCCGGAATTCCCGCGGCAGACCGGCTACAACGTGCCGCTGGAGCTGACCTACACCGCGATTCCGTTCGTGATCATCGCGGTGCTGTTCTACTTCACCGTGGTCGTGCAGAACTACGTGCACGAGAAGACCTCCAACCCGGATGTGGTCGTCGATGTGACCGCGTTCCAGTGGAACTGGAAGTTCGGTTACCAGAAGGTCGTCGGCCCGGACGGTCAGGTCTACAACGGCGTCGACGAGGCTCGCCAGGCCACGAACGAGCAGATCAAGGACGAGTACAAGGAGCGCACCGAGGACGGTCACCCGCAGCCGGGCCCGATCCACGGCCTGCCCGCCAACGACATCTCCTACCTGCATTACGACAAGGTCGAGACCACCGGTTCCTCGAACGAGATCCCGGTGCTGGTGCTGCCGACCAACAAGGTGGTCGAGTTCCAGCTGGCGTCGGCCGACGTCATCCACTCCTTCTGGGTGCCGGAGTTCCTGTTCAAGCGCGACGTGATGCCGAACCCGAAGGAAAACCACTCCGACAACACCTTCCAGATCACCAAGATCGAACACGAGGGTGCGTTCGTCGGCCGCTGCGCCGAGATGTGCGGTACCTACCACTCGATGATGAACTTCGAGGTGCGCGCCGTGACGCCGGAGAAGTTCGACAAGTACATCGCCGCCCGCGAAACGGGTAAGACCAATGCCGAGGCGCTGGCGAGCATCGGAGAGTCGCCGGTGGCCACCACCACGCATCCGTTCGACACCCGTCGCACGGCGCGCGGCAACACCCAGGCCGAGAGCAAGTGA
- a CDS encoding cytochrome c oxidase subunit 4, translated as MKVEARIFELLTVFFIIVAVVYGFFTGQSRTGVEWAGTTAIVLTAGLTLIVGTYFRFVARRLDLRPEDYEEAEIVDGSGDLGFFSPGSFWPILLAGSASVTAIGFAFFQYWLIALGVICVLTSVAGLVFEYHVGPEKH; from the coding sequence ATGAAGGTCGAAGCACGCATCTTCGAGCTGCTCACGGTGTTCTTCATCATCGTGGCGGTTGTCTACGGCTTCTTCACCGGCCAGTCCCGCACCGGCGTGGAGTGGGCGGGTACCACCGCGATCGTGCTGACCGCCGGTCTGACCCTGATCGTCGGCACCTACTTCCGCTTCGTGGCGCGCCGCCTGGACCTGCGCCCCGAGGACTACGAAGAGGCCGAGATCGTGGACGGCTCCGGCGACCTGGGCTTCTTCTCGCCCGGCAGCTTCTGGCCCATCCTGCTGGCCGGCTCGGCCTCGGTCACCGCGATCGGCTTCGCGTTCTTCCAGTACTGGCTGATCGCCCTCGGCGTGATCTGCGTGCTGACCTCGGTCGCGGGTCTGGTGTTCGAGTACCACGTGGGTCCCGAGAAGCACTGA
- a CDS encoding helix-turn-helix domain-containing protein: MTDTGTAAQAPSTSAGSPPTHRVVRVVELLSRHPDTHRSLATIVRETGLSRATAHAVLTQLTLDGWTVRDADGDYGLGLGLLAVARRAEAAFPLRRLALAPMREFAAAQNFPVFLAERDGESIIVTETAGTPTVPWIRQGRRLPLAPPVAREFIAWAPVTERDRWLDHADPAHRDRLLSVLAAVRDRGYSVERLADESAPVLEALAALRHSPVTDPLRNRLATMITDLITIDYLPDELGEENAVVTVAAPILAGAEVVASVVACPDTRLSARQLTDLGTAVTATARRISTAAAGD; the protein is encoded by the coding sequence ATGACCGATACCGGTACCGCCGCACAGGCGCCCTCGACTTCCGCGGGTTCACCACCGACCCACCGCGTGGTGCGGGTCGTCGAACTGCTGTCCCGGCATCCGGACACCCACCGGTCGCTGGCGACCATCGTGCGGGAGACCGGGCTGTCGCGGGCGACGGCACACGCGGTGCTCACCCAGCTCACGCTCGACGGCTGGACCGTGCGCGACGCGGACGGCGACTACGGGCTGGGACTCGGACTGCTCGCGGTCGCGCGCCGGGCCGAGGCGGCCTTCCCGCTGCGCCGCCTGGCGCTGGCGCCGATGCGTGAATTCGCTGCCGCACAGAACTTTCCGGTATTTCTCGCCGAACGCGACGGCGAATCCATCATCGTCACCGAAACCGCCGGAACCCCGACCGTGCCGTGGATCCGGCAGGGAAGGCGGCTGCCGCTCGCCCCGCCGGTGGCACGCGAATTCATCGCCTGGGCGCCGGTGACCGAGCGGGACCGCTGGCTCGACCACGCCGATCCCGCCCATCGCGACCGGTTGCTGTCGGTGCTGGCGGCGGTCCGCGACCGCGGCTACTCGGTCGAGCGGCTCGCCGACGAATCCGCGCCGGTCCTGGAAGCGCTTGCCGCCCTGCGGCATTCCCCGGTCACCGATCCGCTGCGCAACCGGCTGGCGACCATGATCACCGATCTGATCACCATCGACTATCTCCCCGACGAACTGGGCGAGGAGAACGCCGTGGTGACCGTCGCCGCCCCGATCCTCGCCGGAGCGGAGGTCGTCGCCTCGGTCGTCGCCTGCCCCGATACCCGGCTGTCGGCGCGACAACTCACCGACCTCGGCACCGCCGTCACGGCGACCGCCCGGCGGATCTCCACGGCCGCCGCCGGGGACTGA
- a CDS encoding DUF6879 family protein, protein MLHVVGDGIFEPLFRAARHRAFHLEVRDSYGVADEVEALRRWETGQTYEPEEQPASWKAWDDLMVETAARGVTLERLRVVTVPHSTYTRWLISRTDIRIETGEAVRWLPRHLTEPDSVPGDDYWLFDDHTVAFTTFAADDSFMGLSITTDVGIVGRCVEARTALWSQGIDHAIYLESEYARA, encoded by the coding sequence ATGCTGCACGTCGTCGGTGACGGGATATTCGAGCCGCTGTTTCGCGCCGCCCGCCACCGCGCGTTCCATCTCGAAGTGCGAGACAGCTACGGGGTGGCGGACGAAGTTGAAGCGCTGCGCCGCTGGGAAACCGGGCAGACCTACGAACCGGAGGAACAGCCCGCATCGTGGAAGGCGTGGGATGACCTGATGGTGGAGACCGCGGCCCGCGGTGTCACGCTGGAACGTCTACGCGTCGTCACGGTCCCGCATTCGACTTACACCCGGTGGTTGATCAGCCGGACCGATATTCGCATCGAGACCGGCGAGGCCGTGAGGTGGTTGCCCCGCCACCTCACGGAACCGGACAGCGTCCCGGGCGATGACTATTGGCTGTTCGACGACCACACGGTTGCGTTCACGACGTTCGCTGCTGATGATTCCTTCATGGGGTTGTCGATCACCACCGACGTCGGCATTGTCGGCCGATGCGTGGAAGCGCGGACAGCCCTGTGGTCACAAGGGATCGACCACGCGATCTACCTGGAGAGCGAGTACGCGCGAGCGTGA
- a CDS encoding CPBP family intramembrane glutamic endopeptidase: MVTRRSDIAVYVVVAYVLAWVFGSIPWIDGKGLHSLPWLQDGAALMMAAPTLAVLVVRRWRGRPVLARPAAPGVAPDAGFAADVGLGLGSSPARTARLIVAAWFGVQMVAWIAYEISAALGWYHFDLTSVGADLVAGMIVEALTVMIVATVPQALGEEIGWRGWLLPRLIAWLGTPAALVVTGVVWALWHAPLTLLGYGYTDIGAWSALAYIPFCICFGAFLGWLRMRSGSVWPSAVGHASWNAVIVVFGALTSRSPGDEPHSLLTGSGVTGWALWALLAAALFTLAPVARPSVPAARISVQT, from the coding sequence ATGGTCACCCGGCGCTCGGATATCGCCGTCTACGTCGTGGTCGCCTACGTCCTCGCGTGGGTGTTCGGATCGATCCCGTGGATCGACGGGAAGGGCCTGCACTCGCTGCCGTGGTTGCAGGACGGCGCCGCCCTCATGATGGCCGCACCCACTCTCGCGGTACTCGTCGTTCGCCGCTGGCGCGGGCGGCCGGTGCTGGCCCGCCCGGCGGCGCCCGGCGTCGCACCCGACGCGGGTTTCGCGGCCGATGTGGGCCTGGGCCTCGGCTCGTCGCCCGCGCGCACCGCCCGGCTCATCGTCGCGGCGTGGTTCGGGGTGCAGATGGTCGCGTGGATCGCCTACGAGATCAGCGCGGCGCTGGGCTGGTACCACTTCGATCTGACCTCCGTCGGCGCCGATCTGGTCGCCGGGATGATCGTGGAAGCGCTCACCGTGATGATCGTGGCCACCGTGCCACAGGCCCTCGGCGAGGAGATCGGCTGGCGCGGCTGGCTGCTGCCACGGCTCATCGCCTGGCTGGGCACACCGGCGGCCCTCGTGGTGACCGGCGTCGTGTGGGCGCTGTGGCATGCGCCGCTGACCCTGCTCGGCTACGGCTACACCGATATCGGCGCCTGGTCCGCACTGGCCTACATCCCGTTCTGTATCTGTTTCGGAGCGTTCCTGGGCTGGCTGCGGATGCGCTCGGGCAGTGTGTGGCCCAGCGCCGTCGGACATGCCTCGTGGAACGCCGTGATCGTCGTGTTCGGGGCCTTGACATCGCGATCTCCCGGCGACGAACCGCACTCGCTGCTGACCGGTTCCGGCGTCACCGGATGGGCGCTGTGGGCGCTGCTCGCGGCGGCCCTGTTCACCCTCGCGCCGGTCGCACGGCCTTCGGTACCTGCGGCGCGAATCTCGGTGCAGACGTAA
- a CDS encoding FAD-binding oxidoreductase, with product MSTTLAALPEEYLPRDTADVVRTVRDSRPQPLTVRGGEHGPDQLDEDLSPPDRRIVLSLRRMNRVQAVDADARLVRVQAGARLSDIDRTLAGHGLGLPIVGDHREITAGGFAAVGGLSAASHRYGMFSDNVVALEYVDPEGRFGTCGHTHQSDRFRRVLGGAGRTGIITALTLQAIEVDKDHTWLTSDAHRFLDFDTFVEHSHAEITRPGDALLQVGRWVDTAPLRVSRPVGTGHVQLGTVRFGQWSSLHPTTATPSLRARRELGSRARKSLGAIASAAGGRAGMPVRNAAAGALMFAPKVLTLRDAEYLADTVINSSERGPAYRVAVFAPLNSYSTVFHRMHDLFAEHRERSGAITVISAMTYGVRSPYLHEFSGEDHGFITFTCRLRPTGTYPGGPDLLSDITAGIDDICRSERARRYDTGE from the coding sequence ATGAGTACGACGCTGGCTGCTCTGCCGGAGGAATATCTGCCCCGCGACACCGCGGATGTCGTTCGCACAGTGCGGGATTCACGACCCCAACCCCTGACGGTACGCGGCGGCGAGCACGGCCCCGACCAGCTCGACGAGGATCTGTCACCCCCCGACCGCCGCATCGTGCTGTCACTGCGGCGGATGAACCGGGTGCAGGCGGTGGACGCGGACGCCCGGCTGGTGCGCGTGCAGGCCGGTGCGCGGCTGTCCGATATCGACCGCACCCTCGCCGGACACGGCCTGGGCCTGCCGATCGTCGGCGACCACCGCGAGATCACCGCGGGCGGATTCGCCGCGGTCGGCGGGCTCAGCGCGGCCTCACATCGCTACGGCATGTTCAGCGACAATGTCGTCGCCCTCGAATACGTCGATCCCGAGGGCCGATTCGGCACCTGCGGGCACACCCACCAGTCCGACCGCTTCCGCCGCGTACTCGGCGGCGCCGGGCGCACCGGCATCATCACCGCGCTCACGCTGCAGGCCATCGAGGTCGACAAGGACCACACCTGGCTCACCTCCGATGCCCACCGGTTCCTGGACTTCGACACCTTCGTCGAGCACTCGCACGCGGAGATCACCCGGCCCGGTGACGCACTGCTGCAGGTGGGCCGCTGGGTCGACACCGCGCCCCTGCGCGTCTCACGCCCGGTCGGCACCGGCCACGTCCAGCTGGGCACCGTCCGGTTCGGGCAGTGGTCGAGTCTGCATCCCACCACCGCCACCCCGTCGCTGCGGGCCCGGCGCGAACTGGGCTCGCGGGCACGGAAATCGCTGGGCGCCATCGCCTCGGCCGCCGGGGGCCGCGCCGGTATGCCGGTCCGCAACGCCGCCGCCGGTGCGCTGATGTTCGCGCCGAAGGTCCTCACCCTGCGCGACGCGGAATACCTGGCCGACACCGTGATCAACTCCTCCGAGCGCGGCCCGGCCTACCGGGTGGCGGTCTTCGCACCGCTCAACAGCTACAGCACCGTGTTCCACCGCATGCACGACCTGTTCGCCGAACACCGCGAACGCAGCGGCGCCATCACGGTCATCTCCGCCATGACCTACGGCGTGCGCTCGCCGTACCTGCACGAATTCTCCGGCGAGGACCACGGTTTCATCACCTTCACCTGCCGCCTGCGCCCCACCGGCACCTACCCCGGCGGCCCCGACCTGCTGAGCGACATCACCGCCGGAATCGACGACATCTGCCGCTCCGAACGCGCCCGCCGCTACGACACCGGCGAGTAG
- a CDS encoding PASTA domain-containing protein, with translation MALLLAPAMSACDSDDAPAPSTSAAPTAASATSAPPAASATAAPGATVTVPDVSGERPLAADQMLTGAGLRAHITGGTGRGPGGGQCVVTTQHPDAGASVAAGTTVELGTGEVGGSSPC, from the coding sequence GTGGCGTTGTTGCTCGCACCGGCGATGTCCGCATGCGACTCCGACGACGCGCCCGCCCCGAGCACTTCTGCGGCACCGACCGCCGCATCGGCCACCTCCGCCCCGCCCGCGGCATCAGCGACCGCCGCACCCGGCGCCACGGTAACCGTCCCCGATGTGAGCGGTGAGCGTCCGCTCGCCGCCGACCAGATGCTCACCGGCGCCGGACTACGCGCGCACATCACCGGCGGGACGGGCCGCGGCCCGGGCGGTGGCCAATGTGTCGTCACCACACAGCATCCCGACGCCGGTGCCTCGGTGGCCGCCGGGACCACGGTCGAACTCGGCACCGGCGAAGTCGGCGGCTCGAGCCCCTGCTGA
- a CDS encoding YdcF family protein yields the protein MSASRLPDAIRSDVEILWAYNQMNHSLRTVDVAIGLGSHDLGVATYAADLYGRGMFPLIVFTGANAPTTIARFPDGEAEHYRRHALGLGVPDSAVLVETKATNTRENIELTRDLLDERGLLGSIGSALLISRPYQQRRSYATCRKWWPEVDVICGSMPLSLDAYLDTIDDLDRVINMLVGDTQRVWVYAERGWAVGQDVPDQVRKAYANLTAAGFDSRVIPGPASADI from the coding sequence ATGTCTGCAAGCAGGTTGCCTGATGCAATTCGCTCGGATGTCGAGATCCTGTGGGCCTACAACCAGATGAACCATTCGTTGCGGACCGTCGATGTGGCCATCGGGCTGGGAAGCCATGATCTCGGTGTGGCGACCTACGCGGCCGATCTCTACGGCCGCGGCATGTTCCCGCTGATCGTATTCACCGGAGCGAACGCCCCGACCACCATTGCGAGGTTTCCGGACGGGGAGGCGGAGCACTATCGGAGACATGCTCTGGGGCTGGGTGTTCCGGACAGTGCGGTGCTGGTCGAAACGAAGGCCACCAATACGCGCGAGAACATCGAACTCACTCGTGATCTGCTGGACGAGCGGGGATTGCTCGGGTCCATCGGATCGGCGTTGCTGATATCCCGCCCGTATCAACAACGCCGCAGCTACGCGACCTGCCGGAAATGGTGGCCCGAGGTCGACGTCATCTGTGGATCGATGCCGCTGTCCCTGGATGCCTACCTCGACACGATCGATGATCTGGATCGCGTGATAAATATGCTCGTGGGCGATACCCAGCGGGTATGGGTCTACGCCGAAAGAGGCTGGGCCGTCGGCCAAGACGTCCCCGACCAGGTCCGGAAGGCGTACGCGAATCTCACGGCCGCCGGATTCGACAGCCGCGTGATTCCCGGGCCCGCCTCCGCCGACATCTAG
- a CDS encoding SDR family oxidoreductase, whose product MSTVLVTGGTGALGRHVVDRLRERGHEVRVLSRRPGAGTHVGDLATGEGVRAAVDGVDTIVHAASDFRRFGTPDLRQTGNLLAASGGVRHLLYVSIVGIDAIPFRYYRNKLACERLITESNVPHTILRATQFHDLVAAVLSGVQRLPIAPLPRDFRFQPVDTADVATRLADLAEGEPLGRAADFGGPQVATLGELAEVWRQYRGGPKRVLPLPLPGRIARAFRAGANTCPEHADGTRTWADYVASDPGPSYSLRG is encoded by the coding sequence ATGAGCACAGTGCTGGTGACCGGTGGGACGGGCGCGCTCGGGCGGCATGTGGTGGATCGGCTGCGCGAACGCGGCCATGAGGTGCGGGTGCTGTCGCGGCGGCCGGGCGCCGGGACGCACGTGGGGGATCTGGCGACCGGGGAGGGGGTCCGGGCGGCGGTCGACGGCGTCGACACGATCGTGCACGCGGCCTCGGACTTCCGCAGATTCGGTACACCGGATCTCCGCCAGACCGGCAATCTGCTGGCCGCGTCCGGGGGAGTGCGGCATCTGCTGTACGTGTCGATCGTCGGCATCGACGCCATACCGTTCCGGTACTACCGCAACAAGCTGGCCTGTGAGCGGTTGATCACGGAAAGTAATGTGCCGCACACGATTCTGCGCGCCACCCAGTTCCACGACCTGGTGGCCGCCGTCCTGTCCGGCGTGCAACGGCTGCCGATCGCCCCGCTGCCCAGGGATTTCCGCTTCCAGCCCGTGGACACCGCCGATGTCGCCACCCGCCTCGCCGATCTGGCCGAAGGCGAACCTCTCGGCCGCGCAGCCGATTTCGGCGGCCCGCAGGTCGCGACCCTGGGTGAACTCGCCGAGGTGTGGCGGCAGTATCGCGGCGGGCCGAAACGGGTGCTACCGCTTCCGCTGCCCGGCCGGATCGCCCGCGCGTTCCGCGCCGGTGCCAACACCTGCCCCGAACACGCCGACGGAACCCGTACGTGGGCAGACTACGTCGCCTCCGACCCGGGGCCGAGCTACAGCTTGCGGGGGTGA
- the asnB gene encoding asparagine synthase (glutamine-hydrolyzing), whose protein sequence is MCGLLGFLTADVATDSVVQQVYDALQCGRHRGPDERGTWHDEHIILGFNRLSIIDIDHSHQPLRWGPQENPERYALAFNGEIYNYLELRAQLSAEHDAAFHTEGDGEAIVAAYHYWGTEAFSKLRGMFAFAIWDTETQELVLARDPFGIKPLFLATGPGGTAYASEKKSLLELLPALQLSDDLDPRALEHYTVLQYVPEPESLHANIRRLESGCYATLRPGTAPEVTRYFRPEFRVRPFAAGAEEARYREIAAVLEDSVAKHMRADVTVGAFLSGGIDSTAIAALAIKHNPNLLTFTSAFEREGYSEADVAAETAEAIGAKHYIRTVSPEEFAGAIPEIVWYLDDPVADPALVPLYFVAQEARKHVKVVLSGEGSDELFGGYTIYREPLSLEPFEYLPKGVRRLAGKLSDRIPDGTRGKSLLHRGSLSLEERYYGNARSFNDAQLRAVLREFRPEWTHQDVTAPIYAQSRGWDPVARMQHLDLFTWLRGDILVKADKMTMANSLELRVPFLDPEVFAVAEQIPFEQKITKETTKYALRRALETIVPPHVLHRPKLGFPVPLRHWLRGPELYDWAAAQIAESQTDHLLDKAAIKAMLEAHRAGNGDHSRRLWTLLVFMIWHGIFVEDRIKPAIQEPTYPVRL, encoded by the coding sequence GTGTGTGGACTGCTGGGATTTCTGACCGCCGATGTGGCAACCGACTCCGTCGTGCAGCAGGTGTACGACGCCTTGCAGTGCGGGCGCCATCGCGGCCCGGACGAGCGCGGCACCTGGCATGACGAACACATCATCCTGGGCTTCAACCGGCTGTCGATCATCGACATCGACCATTCGCATCAGCCGCTGCGCTGGGGCCCGCAGGAGAACCCGGAGCGTTACGCGCTGGCGTTCAACGGCGAGATCTACAACTACCTGGAGCTGCGCGCCCAGCTGAGCGCCGAGCACGACGCGGCATTCCACACCGAGGGCGACGGTGAGGCCATCGTCGCGGCCTACCACTACTGGGGCACCGAGGCGTTCTCGAAGCTGCGCGGCATGTTCGCCTTCGCCATCTGGGACACCGAGACCCAGGAACTGGTGCTGGCGCGCGACCCGTTCGGCATCAAACCGCTGTTCCTGGCGACCGGTCCCGGCGGAACCGCCTACGCAAGCGAGAAGAAGAGCCTGCTGGAGCTGCTGCCCGCGCTACAGCTGTCCGACGACCTGGATCCGCGCGCGCTCGAGCACTACACGGTGCTGCAGTACGTGCCGGAGCCGGAATCGCTGCACGCGAACATCCGTCGCCTGGAATCGGGCTGCTACGCCACCCTGCGCCCCGGCACCGCGCCGGAGGTGACCCGCTACTTCCGTCCGGAGTTCCGGGTGCGCCCGTTCGCGGCCGGTGCCGAGGAGGCCCGTTACCGCGAGATCGCGGCCGTGCTCGAGGATTCGGTCGCCAAGCACATGCGCGCGGACGTCACCGTCGGCGCGTTCCTGTCCGGCGGTATCGATTCCACCGCGATCGCCGCACTGGCGATCAAGCACAACCCGAATCTGCTGACCTTCACCTCCGCCTTCGAGCGGGAGGGGTACTCGGAGGCCGATGTGGCCGCCGAGACCGCCGAGGCCATCGGCGCGAAGCACTACATCCGGACCGTCAGCCCGGAGGAGTTCGCGGGCGCGATTCCCGAGATCGTCTGGTATCTCGACGATCCGGTGGCCGATCCGGCGCTGGTGCCGCTGTACTTCGTGGCACAGGAGGCCCGCAAGCACGTCAAGGTCGTGCTGTCCGGTGAGGGTTCCGACGAGTTGTTCGGCGGATACACCATCTACCGGGAGCCGTTGTCGCTCGAGCCGTTCGAGTATTTGCCGAAGGGTGTGCGGCGGCTGGCGGGCAAGCTGTCGGATCGGATTCCGGACGGTACGCGCGGTAAGAGCCTGCTGCATCGCGGTTCGCTGAGTCTCGAGGAGCGCTATTACGGCAATGCCCGCAGCTTCAACGACGCCCAGTTGCGGGCGGTGCTGCGCGAATTCCGGCCGGAGTGGACCCATCAGGACGTCACCGCGCCGATCTACGCGCAGTCGCGGGGCTGGGACCCGGTGGCGCGGATGCAGCATCTGGACCTGTTCACGTGGTTGCGCGGCGACATCCTGGTCAAGGCCGACAAGATGACGATGGCCAATTCCCTCGAACTGCGGGTGCCGTTCCTGGATCCCGAGGTGTTCGCGGTCGCCGAGCAGATCCCGTTCGAGCAGAAGATCACCAAGGAGACGACCAAGTACGCGCTGCGCCGGGCGCTCGAGACCATCGTGCCGCCGCATGTGCTGCACCGGCCGAAGCTCGGATTCCCGGTGCCGCTGCGGCATTGGCTGCGCGGCCCCGAACTCTACGACTGGGCCGCCGCCCAGATCGCCGAATCGCAGACCGACCACCTGCTGGACAAGGCCGCGATCAAGGCCATGCTCGAGGCGCACCGGGCGGGCAACGGTGACCACAGCCGCCGCTTGTGGACGCTGCTGGTGTTCATGATCTGGCACGGGATCTTCGTCGAGGACCGGATCAAACCAGCCATCCAGGAGCCCACCTACCCCGTGCGGCTGTAG